A single Antechinus flavipes isolate AdamAnt ecotype Samford, QLD, Australia chromosome 5, AdamAnt_v2, whole genome shotgun sequence DNA region contains:
- the DCTN2 gene encoding dynactin subunit 2, producing MADPKYADLPGIARNEPDVYETSDLPEDDQAEFDSEELTSTSVEHIIVNPNAAYDKFKDKRVGTKGLDFSDRIGKTKRTGYESGEFEMLGDGLGLKETPQQKYQRLLHEVQELMTEVEKIKATVKESAAEEKLTPVVLAKQLAVLKQQLVASHLEKLLGPDAAINLTDPDGALANRLLVQLEAAKSSKGVGIGGKDAAGPPPDSSLVTYELHSRPEQDKFSQAAKVAELEKRLSELEATVRCDQDPQNPLSAGLQGSCLMKTVELLQAKVSTLDLAALDQVEARLQSVLGKVNEIAKHKAAVEDADTQSKVHQLYETVQRWSPIAATLPELVQRLVTIKQLHEQAMQFGQLLTHLDTTQQMIAGSLKDNAALLAQVQATMRENLVTVEGNFASINTRMKKLGK from the exons ATGGCGGACCCCAAATACGCCGACCTTCCCGGCATT GCCAGAAATGAGCCAGATGTTTATGAGACCAGCGACCTCCCAGAGGACGACCAAGCAGAATTTGATTCG GAGGAGCTGACAAGTACAAGTGTGGAACACATCATTGTCAACCCAAATGCCGCCTATGacaaattcaaagacaaaagagTGGGGACCAAGGGACTTG ACTTTTCAGATCGTATtggaaaaaccaaaagaacagGATATgaatctggagagtttgaaatg CTTGGAGACGGACTGGGGCTGAAGGAGACACCCCAACAAAAGTACCAGCGACTGCTGCATGAGGTTCAAGAATTAATGACCgaagtggaaaaaataaag GCAACAGTGAAAGAATCAGCTGCTGAAGAGAAGCTGACCCCTGTGGTGTTGGCCAAACAGCTGGCTGTTCTGAAGCAGCAGCTTGTTGCCTCCCActtagaaaaactgctgggaccTGATGCTGCCATCAACCTCACTGACCCTGATGGAGCCCTGGCCAA ccGTCTACTGGTGCAGTTGGAGGCAGCAAAGAGCAGCAAAGGGGTTGGGATAGGGGGCAAGGATGCTGCTGGGCCCCCCCCTGACAGCAGCCTGGTCACTTATGAGCTTCATTCTCGGCCTGAGCAAGACAAGTTCTCCCAGGCTGCCAAG GTTGCAGAGCTTGAAAAACGGCTGTCAGAGCTGGAGGCAACAGTGCGCTGTGACCAGGACCCTCAG AATCCCTTGTCTGCAGGTCTGCAGGGATCCTGCCTGATG AAAACAGTGGAACTGTTGCAGGCAAAGGTGAGCACCCTGGATCTTGCTGCTTTGGATCAAGTAGAAGCAAGACTACAG AGTGTCCTGGGGAAGGTGAATGAGATTGCTAAGCATAAAGCTGCTGTAGAGGATGCAGATACACAAAGCAAG GTCCATCAGTTGTATGAGACAGTTCAGCGCTGGAGTCCCATTGCTGCTACACTTCCTGAGCTAGTACAGCGACTTGTTACCATAAAGCAGCTGCATGAACAAG CTATGCAGTTTGGTCAGCTCCTGACACATCTGGATACCACCCAGCAGATGATCGCTGGTTCTCTCAAGGACAATGCTGCCCTACTGGCTCAG GTGCAGGCCACTATGCGTGAGAATCTGGTCACAGTGGAGGGAAACTTTGCCAGCATCAACACACGAATGAAGAAACTAGGGAAGTGA